A genomic window from Polaribacter gangjinensis includes:
- a CDS encoding phosphoribosylaminoimidazole carboxylase produces the protein MIRKLTFIFGFCLFVNCSDTANLQNCIRTLPLNILRDLNNPELINVQTPGGFAEIVGGNKGILIFNKNGTEFVAFDKLCPANDCNQPMIFENRILKCSCDNSRYSVDFGGAPQTNGFECPAIEYRVVKNGTTLQISSFN, from the coding sequence ATGATTCGAAAACTAACTTTTATATTTGGGTTTTGTTTATTTGTAAATTGCTCAGATACAGCAAATTTGCAAAACTGTATTCGAACTTTACCATTAAATATTTTAAGAGATTTAAACAATCCTGAACTCATTAATGTGCAAACTCCAGGTGGTTTTGCAGAAATTGTAGGAGGAAATAAAGGGATTTTAATTTTTAATAAAAACGGAACTGAGTTTGTTGCTTTTGATAAATTATGTCCTGCAAACGATTGCAATCAACCCATGATTTTTGAAAATCGAATTCTGAAATGTTCTTGTGATAACAGCAGATATAGTGTTGATTTTGGGGGCGCACCTCAAACAAATGGATTTGAATGTCCTGCCATAGAATATCGCGTTGTAAAAAATGGCACCACGCTTCAAATCAGTAGTTTTAACTAG
- the greA gene encoding transcription elongation factor GreA, with translation MSNISYYSPEGLKKLKDELLHLEQVERPRVTQEIADARDKGDLSENAEYHAAKEEQSHLETKIAKLKNVISNARILDESQLDTSKILIHSKVKIKNIANKMEFTYTLVADSETDVRNGKLSVKSPIGQGLLGKEVGEIAEIKVPNGIMKFEILEISR, from the coding sequence ATGAGTAACATATCTTATTATTCGCCAGAAGGATTAAAGAAATTGAAAGATGAATTGCTTCATTTAGAGCAAGTAGAGCGTCCAAGAGTTACCCAAGAAATTGCAGATGCAAGAGATAAAGGGGATTTGAGTGAAAATGCGGAATATCATGCCGCAAAAGAAGAACAATCACATTTAGAAACAAAAATTGCGAAATTGAAAAACGTAATTTCGAATGCACGCATTTTAGATGAAAGTCAATTAGATACTTCAAAAATATTGATTCACTCTAAAGTGAAAATTAAAAATATTGCCAATAAAATGGAGTTTACATATACACTTGTTGCAGATTCTGAAACAGATGTTCGTAATGGAAAACTTTCTGTAAAATCGCCAATTGGTCAAGGATTGTTAGGAAAAGAAGTAGGAGAAATTGCCGAAATTAAAGTACCAAATGGCATTATGAAATTTGAAATTTTAGAGATTTCAAGGTAA
- a CDS encoding HIT family protein, giving the protein MSIFTKIINGEIPCYKIAENTDFISFLDINPNAVGHALVVPKKGENKLFDLSKEEYSSLMDFSYRVAKALEKTVPCKRIGMTVIGLEVPHVHVHLIPINEMADMQFQRKISLSKEEFEDLAKRISGNFI; this is encoded by the coding sequence ATGAGCATATTTACAAAAATTATCAATGGTGAAATTCCGTGTTATAAAATTGCTGAAAATACTGATTTTATTTCTTTTTTAGATATCAATCCAAATGCTGTTGGACATGCTTTGGTGGTTCCAAAAAAAGGGGAAAACAAACTGTTTGATTTGTCAAAAGAGGAATACAGTTCTTTGATGGATTTCTCTTATAGAGTTGCAAAAGCACTGGAAAAAACAGTTCCATGTAAAAGAATTGGAATGACTGTTATTGGTTTGGAAGTGCCTCACGTTCATGTTCATTTGATTCCAATTAATGAAATGGCAGATATGCAATTTCAACGAAAAATTAGTTTATCAAAAGAAGAGTTTGAAGATTTAGCGAAACGAATTTCAGGAAATTTTATCTAA
- a CDS encoding sensor histidine kinase: protein MNIFNQPLLFKRISIVVSFVIVSLILWNTYTFFQKFKQEERIKMEILAEAQKELSTADLNSNIALSDKIITTNNSIPMILVDDKDEIIYANNLDSIKSLNPEYLQEQLAIMKKENKPIEISYDGKNKQYIYYRDSDLLKKLTYYPLALILILVLFLSVIYLFYSSNKAAETNKLWTGMAKETAHQIGTPLSSLLGWIAILKAEKVDETYIDEIEKDVHRLNTIANRFSKIGSIPELKKRDVVLITKQAFDYLKFRSSTQISFSFTSSDKEIQTLINEELFGWVIENIIKNAIDAMLGKGEVSLKIESSEKKVRILISDTGKGMPKKLFKQIFKPGYTTKKRGWGLGLSLSKRIVEDYHKGKIFVQKSEIGKGTTFEIILDKIS from the coding sequence ATGAATATTTTCAACCAACCACTTTTATTTAAGCGGATTAGCATTGTTGTTTCGTTTGTGATTGTTTCCTTAATTTTATGGAATACCTACACTTTTTTTCAAAAATTCAAACAAGAAGAGCGTATTAAAATGGAGATTTTGGCAGAAGCTCAAAAAGAATTATCAACAGCTGATTTGAATTCGAATATTGCTTTATCAGACAAAATTATTACGACCAATAATAGCATTCCAATGATTTTGGTAGATGATAAAGACGAAATAATTTATGCCAATAATTTAGATTCTATAAAGTCTCTAAATCCTGAGTATTTACAAGAACAATTGGCAATTATGAAAAAAGAAAACAAGCCAATTGAAATTAGTTATGACGGAAAAAATAAGCAATATATTTACTATCGAGATTCCGATTTACTGAAAAAACTAACGTACTATCCTTTAGCATTAATCTTAATTTTGGTGTTGTTTTTATCTGTAATTTATCTTTTTTACAGTTCCAATAAAGCTGCAGAAACCAATAAATTATGGACTGGAATGGCAAAAGAAACAGCACATCAAATTGGTACGCCATTGTCATCTTTATTAGGTTGGATTGCCATTTTAAAAGCCGAAAAAGTGGATGAAACCTATATTGATGAAATTGAAAAAGACGTTCATAGATTGAATACAATTGCGAATCGTTTTTCAAAAATTGGTTCAATTCCCGAATTGAAAAAAAGAGATGTCGTTTTGATCACTAAACAAGCGTTTGATTATTTAAAATTTAGGAGTTCTACTCAAATTTCCTTTTCATTTACTTCATCAGACAAAGAAATTCAAACACTTATCAATGAAGAACTTTTTGGTTGGGTGATTGAAAATATCATCAAAAATGCCATTGATGCCATGCTTGGGAAAGGTGAAGTTTCCTTAAAAATTGAAAGTTCAGAAAAAAAAGTTCGGATTTTAATTTCAGATACTGGAAAAGGAATGCCCAAAAAATTATTCAAACAGATTTTTAAACCCGGTTATACCACTAAAAAAAGAGGTTGGGGTTTAGGTTTATCTCTTTCTAAAAGAATTGTAGAAGATTATCACAAAGGCAAAATTTTTGTACAAAAATCAGAAATTGGAAAAGGAACTACTTTTGAAATTATTTTAGATAAAATTTCCTGA